The following nucleotide sequence is from Triticum dicoccoides isolate Atlit2015 ecotype Zavitan chromosome 7B, WEW_v2.0, whole genome shotgun sequence.
CATCAAAACGATGATCACTCCCGGATCACAAACAATACCAATCTCATCAATACGGTGATCACTcccggatcacaaacggaaccaactCTTTGGTTTCCACAACAACGACCATCTCATGGTCTCAACAATTTCATCACATAAccagtgccacggtgtatctacagtGTGCAAGATTAGCTTAtttatgttgacccatggtgtgacctacttacgAGCTGTGTCCGCAaccgaggacgcgactatcgatagatttaataaacactttgcagaggttagtacattgtacccacaccacgaaacTCATGGCCTCACTCTTCCatccgggtggaccaacgacattccgacagaaccctcccattgccatgacactctctcggccactccgaccaactcccctcttgggctaagtcatgggtggccccgatgcctaccaaagacatccaacggccaccatcgtggcaaaacaaatcaacggtcccaaacggggacaaggtaccataataacaacaacaacaacaacaacaacaacaacaacaacaacaacaacaacaacaacaacaacaacaacaacaacgggcacacaaggttatgtctgcttcccTCGTTAGCCAGTGAGCAAATAAAGGAGAACATGTGAAGCAGGCTAATACGAGTGCTTGAAATTGGTTTTGGCTCCTTCTGGACAATTGCGCAGGCAGTTCACACTTTGTATTCCCACTTTGTGATCCTACATCAGCCATTCGCCAAACTGCTTGAGAGAACACAAAACTGCCAACGAGCTAAGCAAAATTGATTCCATTTCCTCTTTCTTTGCAAGATCTGCACACGTGGTGTATATTCCACCAAAACGCGTAGAAGGTCAAACACTGAAGCATATAATTGCATGAGCAACGGCAACGCTGCGCATTCGCCAAAAGAATAATCTGAAATAGACCAGCTTCAGTAGAGAAGGATAATCTGAAAGCGATAATCGTGAGCATTGCGCCCCATATATAACAATTCCGTGCACTACAAATTCTTCTACTATGATTTATTGCTAGGATCAAATGTAAGCATCAACGTTACAATCCTTCTCTACCACGTAAAATAGATCGGTGATTTCGTTCTGGTGCCAAATCGAAATGGACAGATAGAAGGGCACAAATCAAAAGACAAAAAAAAATGCACGACTCGTTTTTTGTTTACTCGTTTCCGTGAAGCTAGGAGCATCGTCCTGAATGCCGTGAACGTCCGGCAAAGCACACGGGCTAGTCTACTTTATGGTACGATGATCCTCTTATTTGGCCCGTTTTGTTTGTGACGCATCTGATATGAGACACGGACATCATATGCATTCTTCAGAGAAACTTCGTAGCTACCGTCTCCGGGCATTAGGAGGGTTCGTGATTCGGTGGTCAACGCAAGAAATCACAAGATAACATTAATTTGCTAGGACACATGGACGTCGCCTTCTAGCTGGTGGATGGGAGCCTGGAACCCATAAATAGCACAAGCTAGCGTACTGAaacaagaaagagatagagagagaggggcagagcagagcagacagacagacagacagagAGGAAGGGAGGAGGAGAGCTAAAGCATGGCCGGAGGAGAGCATGGAGCTGCTGCTAATGGCCTGCAAGAGCAAGACCACACCGGAGCTCTGGAGGAAGGAAGAGGAGGAGTGAATCAACCAGCAGGGTGCGAGAATTCAGGGGAGCAAGCTCTGAGCAGCACCAGCAATAATCAGCCCATGCTCTCCGTCCAGTTCGTGCAGAAGGTATGTATGCTTGCATATGCAACTATGGATTGTTTTTCATCCACGGATTTTTTTTTTACATTATCGTTTTCCTTTCTGAGAATCCTTATGCGATTCGGGCAAGCATGATTATCCATCCAGCACATAGTAGTTGCAGTTGTTCACACCTATAGGCCAGAGCTCAAACACCAGAAGAGTCAAACAAATGGACAAACATGACAACTTTCCACGTGATGAGTCGATAGCAATCCAAACGCAGCAATATCATAGTGTTGCGGCTAAAGCAAAATTCcgttccgttcggaattacttgtcataaaaatggatatatctacaactaaaatacatctagaaacATTCATTTtctggacgagtaattccgaacgaagggagtagttgcTTGCGTTTCAAAGTGTCGCCTACTGGTTTATTCTGAGCCTCTGGGCAACTTGGACAAGCGAGCAAATAATCTATCCATGACATTCATTCTTGGATCATGGGCGCATGCAGATCCTGGCCGAGATCTTCGGGACCTACTTCCTCATCTTCGCCGGCTGCGCGGCAGTGGCCGTGAACAAGAGGACGGCCGGCACGGTGACGTTCCCGGGCATCTGCATCACCTGGGGCCTGACCGTCATGGTCATGGTCTACTCCGTCGGCCACATCTCCGGGGCGCACTTCAACCCCGCCGTCACGCTCGCCTTCGCCACCTGCGGCCGCTTCCCGTGGAGGCAGGTGCCGGCCTACGCGGCGGCCCAGGTGATCGGGTCGACGGCGGCCAGCATCACGCTGCGGCTGCTGTTCGGGGGCGAGCCGGAGCACTTCTTCGGGACGGTGCCGTCCGGGTCGGACGTGCAGTCGCTGGTGCTCGAGTTCATCATCACCTTCTACCTCATGTTCGTCGTCTCCGGAGTCGCCACCGACAACAGAGCCGTAAGTAATCCTTGCCCTAGCCATTGATTTGATTAGTTTTCTGCTCAATTATATGAATTGGTTCGCACCGCCATTGATTTTCCCCTCTCACTCCAAGCAGATTGGTGAGCTCGCCGGTCTGGCCGTTGGAGCTACCGTGCTACTAAACGTGCTCTTTGCCGGGTATTAATTCCACCATAACTGCTCTATTTTACTCGCCATTTTTGGACTTTGGTTGTCAGCAAAGTCATCTATTGATTGAAACATGTTATTTGTTTAGATGATGATTGATTGAAACATGTTCATGGGTTCCTTTCAAACAACACTGAAACTATTTGGAATGGCAATGTACAAGTAAAAGTAGATATATAATACATTGGTGCGCTACAATTTTAGCGAGTTTTGCATGCAATCACCGTGATTCACATATGATTTTAGTGTTAATCTGATTGCGTACAAAAAACTGGATTTTTATTAGGTGAAATAACACTGGAACTATTCGAAATTGCAATGTGGAAGTGCAATTAGAGGATCTTTAAGTTGCATTACATAGCCATAAATTACAATGTGGGATCAGAAAATCATGGAGTAACTATTATCTACAAATTTTGAGATCAAGAAAAATAATACAAAAACAGTGGAGGTGTGTGTCTTTTATTTAAGAGAATTCATTGATTATTTTTAAATATTTGTGTGGCGTGGGATACTAGGATCCATGTGCTGACTGGGTCAGCAACCACATGGCCTAACAAATGGGGGTGCCCAGTAGATTGGTTTTTCCTAGAAAaactactagtacaaatgccctGACTGCGTCGGAATAGTTGTGTGTCCAGATGCCCCAGGCCAACTTTGGAGTTGTTGTCACGCCCCAAGCCATGGCATGTGTACCCTGGGTCTGGTTACGCCCCTATGTCATAATAAAACAGA
It contains:
- the LOC119338854 gene encoding aquaporin NIP1-3 isoform X1, which translates into the protein MAGGEHGAAANGLQEQDHTGALEEGRGGVNQPAGCENSGEQALSSTSNNQPMLSVQFVQKILAEIFGTYFLIFAGCAAVAVNKRTAGTVTFPGICITWGLTVMVMVYSVGHISGAHFNPAVTLAFATCGRFPWRQVPAYAAAQVIGSTAASITLRLLFGGEPEHFFGTVPSGSDVQSLVLEFIITFYLMFVVSGVATDNRAIGELAGLAVGATVLLNVLFAGPISGASMNPARTIGPAMVLGRYTGIWVYIIGPVSGAVSGAWAYNLIRFTNKPLREITRTGSFLRSARVS
- the LOC119338854 gene encoding aquaporin NIP1-3 isoform X2, translating into MQILAEIFGTYFLIFAGCAAVAVNKRTAGTVTFPGICITWGLTVMVMVYSVGHISGAHFNPAVTLAFATCGRFPWRQVPAYAAAQVIGSTAASITLRLLFGGEPEHFFGTVPSGSDVQSLVLEFIITFYLMFVVSGVATDNRAIGELAGLAVGATVLLNVLFAGPISGASMNPARTIGPAMVLGRYTGIWVYIIGPVSGAVSGAWAYNLIRFTNKPLREITRTGSFLRSARVS